In Methanobacterium paludis, the following proteins share a genomic window:
- a CDS encoding DUF120 domain-containing protein, with translation MELKGVIVSGTKKGAYFMSQAVYRSQFEDKLNFKPYIGTLNVEVNEEDVEKVKKFMETDIPKIKGKDFFGDVKFKKAVLNGKIEGAVIFPEKTRHSVGVVEFIAPESIKGTYNMGDGDSVTIKIED, from the coding sequence ATGGAACTTAAAGGCGTTATAGTTTCGGGTACAAAAAAAGGTGCTTATTTCATGTCACAAGCAGTTTACAGGAGCCAATTTGAAGATAAACTTAATTTTAAACCGTATATTGGCACCTTAAATGTCGAGGTAAATGAAGAGGATGTTGAAAAAGTTAAAAAGTTCATGGAAACTGATATTCCAAAAATAAAAGGTAAAGACTTTTTTGGAGATGTTAAATTCAAAAAAGCAGTCTTAAATGGTAAAATTGAAGGTGCAGTAATTTTTCCAGAAAAAACCCGACATTCAGTAGGTGTTGTTGAGTTTATAGCCCCTGAATCTATAAAAGGGACGTATAATATGGGTGATGGAGATTCTGTAACCATAAAAATTGAAGATTAA
- a CDS encoding DUF2769 domain-containing protein — MKSVPRSEKTMIECICNSCSSYNECMRGEIMGVFCSTGDAGKCVENIKECKCQECPVSTEYQFSSGKHCEMGSAEMQLH, encoded by the coding sequence ATGAAAAGTGTTCCTCGAAGTGAAAAAACCATGATAGAATGCATATGCAACTCCTGCTCCTCCTACAATGAATGTATGAGAGGTGAAATTATGGGCGTCTTTTGCTCAACAGGAGATGCAGGAAAATGTGTTGAAAATATAAAAGAATGTAAATGTCAAGAATGTCCAGTATCAACAGAATATCAATTTAGTAGTGGAAAACATTGCGAAATGGGATCTGCTGAAATGCAGTTACACTAA
- the nifU gene encoding Fe-S cluster assembly scaffold protein NifU, translating into MYTEKVMDHFQNPRNVGEIKDADGVGTEGNPVCGDLMTIYIKVEDNIITDIKFKTFGCGAAIATSSMITEMAIGKTIEEALKITRKDVADELEGLPPVKMHCSNLAADALKAAIADYKMKQAEEEKAKAET; encoded by the coding sequence ATGTACACTGAAAAAGTTATGGACCATTTCCAGAATCCCAGAAACGTCGGAGAAATAAAAGACGCTGATGGTGTTGGTACTGAAGGAAACCCAGTCTGTGGAGACCTCATGACCATCTACATAAAAGTTGAAGACAACATTATAACAGACATCAAATTCAAAACATTCGGCTGTGGTGCTGCAATTGCAACAAGCAGTATGATAACAGAGATGGCCATAGGAAAAACCATTGAAGAAGCCCTAAAAATAACAAGAAAAGATGTGGCCGACGAACTTGAAGGACTGCCACCAGTTAAAATGCACTGCTCCAATCTGGCTGCAGATGCATTGAAAGCAGCAATAGCAGACTATAAAATGAAACAGGCTGAAGAAGAGAAAGCTAAAGCTGAAACTTAA
- the nifS gene encoding cysteine desulfurase NifS, with amino-acid sequence MYMDHSATAPVDPAVFEAMKPYFIDSFGNASTLYSLGREGRRAMESARKQVASIINADPKEIIFTSGGTESDNIAIKGTAYRLKNKGNHIITSNIEHPAVTETCKYLAKHGFDVTYVPVDNDGIIKASDVEDAITDKTILITIMHANNEIGTIQPIAEIGQIAHEKGIYFHTDAVQSVGKIPVDVNELNVDMLSLSSHKLYGPKGIGALYIKKGVRLEPILHGGGHERGLRPGTENVPGIVGLGKACEISQENLEKEMQELTRLRDKLIKAVLEENEEAYLNGHPTQRLPGNVNFRFTGIEGESLILHLDSKGIAASTGSACSSTKLEPSQVLMAIGLKEVEAHGSLRISLGRDNTEEQIDYVIKSIKEVVDILRKMSPLWCSKGE; translated from the coding sequence ATTTATATGGATCATTCAGCAACAGCGCCAGTAGATCCAGCAGTATTTGAAGCAATGAAACCGTATTTCATAGATTCCTTTGGAAATGCATCCACCCTGTACTCTCTTGGAAGGGAAGGCAGAAGGGCAATGGAATCTGCAAGAAAACAGGTTGCATCAATAATAAATGCAGACCCCAAGGAGATCATCTTCACAAGCGGAGGAACAGAATCCGATAATATAGCTATTAAAGGAACAGCCTACAGGCTTAAAAATAAGGGAAACCATATAATAACTTCAAACATAGAACACCCTGCAGTCACTGAAACATGTAAGTACCTGGCAAAACATGGTTTTGATGTTACATACGTTCCTGTTGATAACGATGGAATTATAAAGGCTTCTGATGTTGAAGACGCAATAACAGATAAAACCATTCTAATCACAATAATGCACGCCAACAACGAGATAGGAACCATCCAACCCATAGCAGAAATAGGCCAAATAGCTCATGAAAAAGGCATATACTTCCACACAGATGCAGTTCAATCTGTTGGAAAGATCCCGGTAGATGTTAATGAACTGAACGTGGACATGCTATCCTTATCCTCACACAAACTCTACGGTCCAAAGGGAATTGGAGCATTATACATTAAAAAAGGCGTCAGACTTGAACCGATACTCCACGGTGGAGGACATGAAAGAGGACTACGCCCAGGAACAGAAAACGTTCCAGGAATAGTTGGTCTTGGTAAAGCCTGCGAAATTTCCCAGGAAAATCTTGAAAAAGAGATGCAAGAACTTACAAGACTCAGGGACAAACTCATAAAAGCCGTGCTAGAAGAAAACGAAGAGGCTTATCTAAACGGACACCCAACCCAAAGGTTACCGGGTAATGTAAACTTCAGATTCACAGGTATAGAAGGAGAATCCTTGATACTCCATCTGGACTCCAAGGGCATAGCTGCATCAACAGGTTCAGCATGCTCCTCAACAAAACTTGAACCATCCCAAGTTCTAATGGCAATAGGACTTAAAGAAGTGGAGGCCCACGGGTCACTGCGTATAAGTCTGGGACGCGACAACACAGAAGAACAGATTGATTATGTTATTAAATCCATTAAGGAAGTTGTTGATATTTTAAGAAAAATGTCACCATTATGGTGTAGTAAGGGGGAATAA
- the metX gene encoding homoserine O-acetyltransferase MetX produces the protein MKNESIGIVETQYYNLSDDLLLEGGNKLKKATIAYETYGKLNKEKSNAILVCHALSGDAHVAGWHEGDKKPGWWEIIIGPGKSLDTEKYFIICSNVIGGCKGSTGPASINPDTNKPYGLDFPIITIKDMVNAQKKLIDHLGIKQLFAVIGGSMGGMQVLQWCVSHPEMVRSAIPIATTSYSSPQQIAFNEVGRRAIISDPNWNHGNYYSEEFPDNGLALARMIAHITYLSNESMYQKFGRRLQDKEEYSFDFDTDFQVESYLHYQGASFTKRFDSNSYLYITKAIDYFDLAENGSLEEAFEGVKAKFLVISVDSDWLYPPSQSKEFVMALSANDLDVLYTEIKSSYGHDAFLLEAGQINYIINGFLSDTFVEDVMTQEVAKIRENSSIEDASVMMLNEKVTHLPVISEDNRLLGIVTAWDVSKSVALKYDKLDEIMTKKVITSKPHEPIEIAARKMRKYNISSLPVVDDNEKVIGIITTDHISTLMARD, from the coding sequence ATGAAAAATGAATCAATCGGAATTGTAGAAACACAGTATTACAATTTATCCGATGATTTACTCCTGGAAGGAGGAAATAAGCTTAAAAAAGCCACCATAGCATATGAAACTTATGGAAAACTTAATAAAGAGAAAAGCAATGCCATTTTGGTTTGCCACGCCCTGTCTGGAGATGCACACGTTGCAGGATGGCATGAAGGCGACAAGAAACCAGGATGGTGGGAGATCATAATTGGCCCTGGAAAAAGCTTAGACACAGAAAAGTATTTCATAATATGTTCAAACGTTATAGGTGGCTGTAAAGGGTCAACAGGGCCAGCCTCTATTAATCCAGATACTAATAAACCCTATGGACTTGATTTTCCAATAATTACCATAAAGGATATGGTTAATGCCCAGAAAAAGTTAATTGATCACTTGGGAATCAAACAACTTTTTGCAGTTATTGGAGGTTCCATGGGAGGAATGCAGGTTCTTCAGTGGTGCGTATCCCACCCAGAAATGGTGAGATCAGCTATTCCAATAGCAACCACTTCTTACTCATCTCCACAACAGATTGCTTTCAACGAGGTTGGTAGAAGGGCAATAATATCCGATCCAAACTGGAACCACGGAAACTATTATTCAGAAGAGTTTCCAGACAATGGACTAGCCCTGGCAAGGATGATAGCCCATATAACTTACCTAAGCAACGAATCCATGTATCAGAAATTTGGTAGAAGGTTACAGGACAAAGAAGAGTACAGTTTCGACTTCGACACAGATTTCCAGGTTGAAAGCTACCTCCATTACCAGGGAGCCTCATTTACCAAAAGATTTGATTCTAATTCTTACCTTTACATAACCAAAGCCATCGACTACTTTGACCTTGCAGAAAATGGTTCCTTAGAAGAAGCATTTGAAGGCGTAAAAGCCAAATTTTTAGTTATTTCAGTTGATTCAGACTGGCTGTATCCACCTTCACAATCCAAAGAATTTGTAATGGCCTTGAGTGCCAACGATCTTGACGTCCTTTACACTGAAATAAAATCAAGCTACGGTCATGACGCTTTTCTACTGGAAGCAGGGCAGATTAATTACATAATAAACGGTTTCTTATCAGACACCTTTGTTGAAGATGTCATGACCCAAGAAGTGGCCAAAATAAGGGAAAACTCCAGCATAGAAGACGCATCTGTGATGATGTTAAATGAAAAGGTCACACACTTGCCAGTAATATCTGAAGACAACAGATTACTGGGAATAGTGACAGCCTGGGATGTTTCCAAGTCCGTGGCCCTGAAATATGATAAATTAGATGAGATAATGACTAAAAAAGTTATAACCTCAAAGCCACATGAACCAATAGAAATTGCAGCCCGCAAGATGAGAAAATACAACATTTCTTCATTGCCTGTGGTTGATGATAACGAAAAAGTTATTGGAATCATAACAACAGACCATATAAGTACTTTGATGGCGCGAGATTAA
- a CDS encoding O-acetylhomoserine aminocarboxypropyltransferase/cysteine synthase family protein, with product MSEEKKKEQGLSTIGLHAGQEEPDPTTGSRAVPIYQTSSYVFKDTKQAANLFGLKEFGNIYSRIMNPTNDVFEKRIAAIEGGKAALAVSSGLSSIFLAVLNVTQLGDNIVSGDNLYGGTYELFNYTFPRLGRTVKFVNSRKPEEFKNAIDEKTKGIYVESIGNPKIDVPDFEKLAEIAHEAGIPLIVDNTSAVGLARPIKNGADVVVLSATKYVGGHGTSIGGVIVDSGNFNWNNGNFPEFTEPDPSYNGLIYWDAFGDVPGAGNIAFAMRARVLLLRDLGPALSPFHSFLFLQGLETLEIRMEKHSANALIVAEHLKKHPKVEWVYYPGLEDDPSHELATKYLKGGYGGLVSFGIKGGLEAGITFIESLELLSHLANIGDSKSLVIHPASTTHQQLTPEEQKSTGVTADLVRLSIGIEDVEDIIADIDQALSKV from the coding sequence ATGAGTGAAGAAAAGAAAAAAGAACAAGGTTTAAGCACAATTGGACTGCACGCAGGACAGGAAGAACCAGATCCAACAACAGGATCCAGAGCAGTACCAATTTACCAAACATCATCATACGTATTTAAAGATACCAAACAAGCTGCAAATCTTTTCGGGCTTAAAGAGTTCGGAAACATATACAGCAGGATCATGAACCCAACCAACGATGTGTTCGAGAAGAGGATAGCTGCAATAGAAGGAGGAAAAGCAGCATTAGCAGTTTCTTCCGGACTTTCTTCAATATTCCTTGCAGTTTTGAATGTAACTCAACTTGGAGACAACATAGTATCTGGAGACAACCTTTACGGAGGAACATACGAGCTTTTTAACTATACATTCCCAAGGCTGGGACGTACAGTAAAATTCGTGAATTCCAGAAAACCAGAGGAATTTAAAAACGCCATCGACGAAAAAACCAAAGGAATATATGTGGAATCCATTGGAAACCCTAAAATAGACGTTCCTGATTTCGAAAAACTGGCTGAAATAGCCCATGAAGCAGGCATACCTCTCATAGTGGACAACACCTCAGCTGTAGGACTTGCAAGGCCAATAAAAAATGGTGCAGATGTTGTAGTACTTTCCGCAACTAAATACGTTGGAGGACACGGAACATCAATTGGAGGAGTAATTGTAGATTCTGGAAACTTCAACTGGAATAATGGAAACTTCCCAGAGTTTACAGAACCAGATCCAAGTTACAATGGATTAATATACTGGGATGCATTCGGTGACGTTCCGGGGGCAGGCAACATTGCATTCGCAATGAGGGCAAGAGTACTACTTTTAAGAGATTTAGGACCAGCACTAAGCCCATTCCATTCATTCCTGTTCCTGCAGGGATTGGAGACCCTTGAAATAAGGATGGAAAAACACTCTGCAAATGCATTGATAGTTGCAGAACATCTTAAAAAGCACCCCAAAGTTGAATGGGTTTACTATCCTGGACTTGAAGATGACCCAAGCCATGAGCTAGCGACCAAATACCTCAAAGGAGGTTACGGAGGATTGGTTAGTTTCGGTATCAAAGGAGGATTAGAAGCAGGTATAACATTCATAGAAAGTCTTGAATTGTTATCTCACCTTGCAAACATAGGAGACTCAAAAAGCCTTGTTATACACCCAGCATCCACAACCCACCAGCAGCTCACACCAGAAGAACAGAAATCAACGGGTGTTACAGCAGATTTAGTAAGACTCTCAATTGGAATAGAGGATGTTGAAGACATCATAGCAGACATTGACCAGGCTTTATCCAAAGTATAA
- a CDS encoding pyridoxamine 5'-phosphate oxidase family protein translates to MTMTKEMMEAVEKDLVFVATATEDGVPNVVPIGFARPLDDETILIADNYMNKTRKNLEKNPKISIVTKDAMKCPYQFKGTVEIFESGKYFDTVTEWGQNAMTKLTPKAAILMKVEEIYSIQPGPEAGKKIE, encoded by the coding sequence ATGACCATGACAAAAGAAATGATGGAAGCTGTAGAAAAGGATCTTGTATTCGTTGCAACAGCAACTGAAGACGGAGTTCCTAACGTTGTTCCAATAGGATTTGCAAGACCATTAGATGATGAAACAATATTGATTGCCGACAATTACATGAACAAGACCAGAAAAAACCTTGAAAAAAACCCAAAGATTTCTATAGTTACTAAAGATGCAATGAAGTGTCCATACCAGTTCAAAGGTACGGTCGAAATATTTGAATCTGGTAAGTACTTTGATACAGTTACTGAATGGGGACAAAATGCCATGACCAAACTCACACCAAAGGCTGCCATCCTCATGAAGGTTGAAGAGATATATTCAATACAGCCAGGTCCAGAAGCTGGAAAAAAAATTGAATAG
- the cysS gene encoding cysteine--tRNA ligase, with translation MIKVYNTMTRKKELFKPMHGSRVKLFVCGPTVYDNSHIGHARTYISFDLIARYLKYRGFTVFYMQNITDVDDKILKRAAEVGTEPLALARKFEKRYLEDMKALGVENVNIYARATEHIPEIIEQIKVLLKKGFAYETDKGVYFDESKSPDFGKLSNRNIEDLTVHRIGPDSAKRNPGDFALWKKRDENSEGEHANEKLAWNSPWGRGRPGWHIEDTAITETYFGPQYDIHGGGLDLIFPHHEAEIAQMEAASGQKPMVHYWMHTGFLNVKGEKMSKSLGNFITIKELMKEYDPDVFRFFVLSTHYRSPIDFSGEILEQSKRSLQRIYKFMETINGLLDDANGTIKESLENDSQYVEKLSDAQDEFLDAMDNDFNSPFALSSLFDLIRDINRDINEENISKNSLRKTKSLIDEFGDILGFNFSLKDSNKGKTDLQDNLIEILIDVRAKLRDKKEWDLADEIRAKLRELDIILEDKSG, from the coding sequence ATGATTAAAGTATACAACACCATGACCCGCAAAAAGGAACTGTTTAAACCCATGCACGGAAGCAGGGTTAAACTATTTGTATGCGGACCAACTGTTTATGATAACTCACATATAGGTCATGCAAGGACCTATATTTCCTTTGATCTCATTGCAAGGTACCTGAAGTACAGAGGTTTTACTGTTTTTTACATGCAGAATATAACTGATGTTGACGATAAAATCTTAAAACGAGCAGCAGAAGTTGGAACCGAACCTTTAGCTCTTGCAAGGAAATTTGAAAAGAGATATCTTGAAGATATGAAGGCCCTTGGTGTTGAAAATGTTAACATCTACGCCAGGGCAACCGAACACATTCCCGAAATCATAGAACAGATTAAAGTCCTGCTTAAAAAAGGATTTGCATACGAAACAGATAAAGGAGTTTATTTTGATGAGAGCAAATCTCCCGACTTTGGAAAGCTTTCAAACCGCAATATAGAGGATCTTACAGTTCACAGGATAGGTCCTGACAGTGCCAAGAGAAACCCTGGAGATTTCGCACTCTGGAAAAAAAGGGATGAAAACTCTGAAGGTGAACATGCAAATGAGAAACTGGCATGGAACTCACCATGGGGGCGCGGAAGGCCGGGATGGCACATAGAAGATACGGCCATAACTGAAACATATTTCGGACCACAATATGATATACATGGAGGAGGTCTCGACCTTATATTCCCTCACCACGAAGCAGAAATAGCCCAGATGGAAGCGGCCTCTGGTCAAAAGCCTATGGTGCATTATTGGATGCACACAGGATTTCTCAATGTCAAGGGAGAAAAGATGTCCAAATCCCTTGGAAACTTCATCACAATAAAAGAGCTGATGAAAGAGTATGATCCAGATGTCTTCAGGTTCTTTGTTCTTTCAACACACTACAGAAGTCCGATTGATTTCAGCGGTGAAATACTTGAACAGTCCAAAAGGAGTCTTCAGAGAATATACAAATTTATGGAAACAATAAATGGACTTTTAGATGATGCTAATGGAACTATTAAAGAATCCCTTGAAAATGATTCCCAGTACGTTGAAAAACTTTCCGATGCCCAAGATGAGTTTTTAGATGCTATGGACAATGATTTCAATTCACCATTTGCATTGTCCTCACTTTTTGACCTTATAAGAGATATTAACCGCGATATAAACGAGGAAAATATTTCTAAAAACTCGTTAAGAAAAACAAAAAGTCTTATCGATGAATTTGGAGATATTTTAGGATTTAATTTTTCATTGAAAGATTCAAACAAGGGCAAAACAGATCTTCAAGACAATCTAATAGAAATTTTAATTGACGTAAGAGCGAAACTCCGTGATAAAAAAGAATGGGATCTTGCAGATGAAATAAGGGCTAAATTAAGAGAGTTGGATATTATCTTGGAGGATAAATCAGGATAA